From Pan troglodytes isolate AG18354 chromosome 11, NHGRI_mPanTro3-v2.0_pri, whole genome shotgun sequence, the proteins below share one genomic window:
- the DMRT3 gene encoding doublesex- and mab-3-related transcription factor 3, which produces MNGYGSPYLYMGGPVSQPPRAPLQRTPKCARCRNHGVLSWLKGHKRYCRFKDCTCEKCILIIERQRVMAAQVALRRQQANESLESLIPDSLRALPGPPPPGDAAAAPQPPPASQPSQPQPPRPAAELAAAAALRWTAEPQPGALQAQLAKPDLTEERLGDGNSADNTEVFSDRDTDQRSSPDVAKSKGCFSPESPEIVSVDEGGYAVQKNGGNPESRPDSPKYRAEQNHLLIEGPSGTVSLPFSLKANRPPLEVLKKIFPSQKPTVLELILQGCGGDLVGAVEVLLSSRCSVTGAERSCAEPESLLLPPRGHIFEHTLSSYPISSSKWSVGSAFRVPDTLRVSADSSNVVPSPLAVPLQHPFPQPPRYPLMLRNTLARNQSSPFLPSDVTLWNTMALQQQYQLRSQYVSPFPGNSASVFRSSPVLPARATEDPRISIPDDGCPIASKQSIYTEDDYDERSDSSDSRILNTSS; this is translated from the exons ATGAACGGCTACGGCTCCCCCTACCTGTACATGGGCGGCCCGGTGTCGCAGCCGCCACGGGCGCCCCTGCAGCGCACGCCCAAGTGCGCGCGCTGCCGCAACCATGGCGTACTGTCCTGGCTCAAGGGCCACAAGCGTTACTGCCGCTTCAAGGACTGCACCTGCGAGAAGTGCATCCTCATCATCGAGCGGCAGCGGGTCATGGCCGCGCAGGTGGCGCTGCGCCGGCAGCAGGCCAACGAGAGCTTGGAGAGCCTCATCCCCGACTCGCTGCGCGCTCTGCCAGGGCCCCCGCCGCCTGGGGACGCCGCCGCCGCCCCGCAGCCGCCGCCAGCCTCTCAGCCGTCGCAGCCGCAGCCGCCGCGCCCTGCTGCCGAGTTGGCCGCGGCCGCCGCGCTGCGTTGGACTGCGGAGCCGCAGCCCGGGGCTCTGCAGGCGCAGCTCGCCAAGCCAG ATTTGACTGAAGAACGACTTGGAGACGGCAACTCGGCAGACAATACAGAGGTCTTCAGTGACAGAGACACTGACCAGAGGAGTTCCCCAGATGTGGCAAAGAGTAAGGGCTGCTTCAGCCCTGAGAGCCCGGAGATAGTGTCCGTGGACGAAGGGGGATACGCTGTCCAGAAAAACGGAGGCAACCCCGAGAGCCGCCCTGACAGCCCCAAGTATCGCGCGGAGCAGAATCACCTCCTGATTGAGGGCCCCTCGGGGACTGTTTCTCTGCCCTTCAGCTTGAAAGCCAACAGACCGCCGCTTGAAGTGTTAAAAAAGATCTTCCCCAGCCAGAAGCCCACGGTGCTTGAGCTCATCCTCCAGGGCTGTGGCGGGGACCTGGTGGGCGCCGTGGAAGTCCTTCTGTCCAGCCGCTGCTCAGTCACGGGAGCAGAGCGAAGCTGCGCGGAACCCGAGAGTCTGCTGCTGCCCCCCAGGGGGCACATCTTTGAACACACCTTGAGCTCCTACCCCATCTCGTCTTCCAAATGGTCTGTGGGATCAGCCTTTCGAGTCCCAGACACGCTGAGGGTTTCTGCCGACTCTAGTAATGTTGTCCCCAGTCCCTTGGCTGTGCCTCTGCAGCACCCTTTCCCGCAGCCACCCCGGTACCCGCTGATGCTGAGGAATACTTTGGCGAGAAACCAGTCGAGCCCCTTTCTGCCCAGTGATGTCACCCTGTGGAACACCATGGCGCTGCAGCAGCAGTATCAGCTGAGGTCCCAGTATGTCAGTCCTTTCCCCGGTAACTCTGCCAGCGTCTTCAGAAGCTCGCCCGTCCTTCCTGCGCGCGCCACGGAAGACCCTCGGATTTCCATCCCTGATGATGGGTGTCCGATTGCGTCAAAGCAGTCCATTTACACCGAGGACGACTATGACGAGAGGTCTGACTCCTCAGACTCTAGAATACTCAACACATCATCTTAA